The following are encoded in a window of bacterium genomic DNA:
- the cutA gene encoding divalent-cation tolerance protein CutA yields MIPLKHPQPLFVLSTVAKKTDATRIAKALVGERLAACVSILPEAESHYVWKGKVCAEKELLLLIKTLPRAYDRMESRLRELHPYECPEIVALPAVKVFDPYRRWLESGIG; encoded by the coding sequence ATGATCCCCTTGAAACATCCCCAGCCGCTATTCGTCCTCAGCACCGTCGCCAAAAAGACCGACGCCACCCGCATCGCCAAGGCCTTGGTCGGCGAGCGCCTCGCCGCCTGCGTCAGCATCCTGCCCGAGGCCGAGTCGCACTATGTATGGAAGGGCAAGGTCTGCGCCGAGAAAGAGCTGCTGCTGTTGATCAAGACCCTGCCCCGGGCCTACGATCGAATGGAGTCGCGCTTGCGCGAGCTCCATCCCTACGAATGTCCGGAAATCGTCGCCTTGCCGGCGGTCAAGGTCTTCGACCCTTACCGGCGCTGGCTCGAAAGCGGCATCGGCTGA